A genomic region of Alnus glutinosa chromosome 11, dhAlnGlut1.1, whole genome shotgun sequence contains the following coding sequences:
- the LOC133882841 gene encoding probable aquaporin PIP2-8, which translates to MSKEVSEEGQSHHHGKDYVDPPPAPLFDLGELRLWSFYRSLIAEFIATLLFLYVTIATVIGHKKATEPCGGVGLLGIAWAFGGMIFVLVYCTAGISGGHINPAVTFGLFLARKVSLIRAVSYMVVQCLGAICGVGLVKAFMKHDYNRLQGGTNSVSAGYSTGTALGAEIIGTFVLVYTVFSATDPKRNARDSHVPVLAPLPIGFAVFMVHLATIPITGTGINPARSFGAAVIYNNGKVWDDHWIFWVGPFVGALAAAAYHQYILRAAAIKALGSFRSNPTN; encoded by the exons ATGTCAAAGGAAGTGAGCGAAGAGGGGCAGAGCCACCACCATGGCAAGGACTACGTGGACCCTCCACCGGCACCACTCTTCGACCTGGGGGAGCTCAGGCTCTGGTCCTTCTACAGATCCCTCATCGCCGAGTTCATCGCCACCCTCCTCTTCCTCTACGTCACTATCGCCACTGTCATTGGGCACAAGAAGGCCACCGAACCCTGCGGCGGCGTGGGGCTTCTGGGTATCGCTTGGGCCTTCGGTGGCATGATCTTCGTCCTTGTGTACTGCACCGCCGGTATCTCTG GTGGGCATATTAACCCGGCTGTGACGTTCGGGTTGTTCTTGGCAAGGAAGGTCTCGCTGATTCGTGCTGTGTCGTACATGGTGGTGCAGTGCTTGGGAGCTATTTGCGGTGTTGGGTTGGTTAAGGCTTTCATGAAGCACGACTACAACAGGCTTCAAGGTGGAACTAACTCTGTGTCTGCAGGGTACAGTACTGGCACAGCCTTGGGTGCTGAGATCATCGGAACCTTTGTGCTGGTCTACACCGTTTTCTCAGCCACCGACCCAAAGAGGAACGCTCGTGACTCTCACGTGCCT GTTTTGGCTCCGCTTCCTATTGGGTTCGCTGTGTTCATGGTGCACTTGGCCACCATCCCCATCACTGGAACTGGTATCAACCCAGCTAGGAGCTTTGGAGCTGCTGTAATCTACAACAATGGCAAAGTCTGGGATGACCAc TGGATCTTCTGGGTTGGCCCATTTGTGGGAGCGCTGGCTGCAGCGGCGTACCACCAGTACATACTGAGAGCAGCGGCGATCAAGGCTTTGGGATCCTTCCGCAGCAACCCCACCAACTAA
- the LOC133882931 gene encoding uncharacterized protein LOC133882931, translating to MTDERGVHRDCRNASNPYHECSEYCFKIIAESKAWMEQKEADVVQASGLSGQSNSGALEQDEDLHDDRQDFEDHADGDKDYPVEENIEDVTKLTGRKKKLWELRNKMMKAKSDNQKEIAAEKKRMEAPTESRGISKQKWIDERKKKIGKLLDANGLDMTKAYMLDTQEAAESKYKKWEKDPAPYGWDVFNQKTLYDAYKKRTKNVEVDLEEYNRMKEADPEFYRDASSLQYGKAAKTSEEKIDRMVKELKDRDEKRKSFSRRRRFHEEKDIDSINDRNEHFNKKIERAFGKYTLEIKNNLERGTALPD from the exons ATGACTGACGAAAGAGGAGTGCACCGGGATTGCAGGAATGCATCGAATCCTTATCATGAATGCAGTGAATACTGCTTCAAAATCATTGCTGAATCCAAGGCTTGGATGGAGCAAAAGGAAGCAG ATGTAGTGCAAGCTAGTGGTTTGAGTGGTCAGTCCAACTCTGGTGCTCTAGAGCAGGATGAGGATCTTCATGATGACAGACAAGATTTTGAAGATCATGCTGATGGTGATAAAGACTATCCTGTCGAGGAGAACATAGAAGATGTCACAAAACTCAcagggaggaagaagaaattgTGGGAGTTGAGAAATAAGATG ATGAAGGCAAAAAGCGACAATCAAAAAGAAATAGCagctgaaaagaaaagaatggaaGCTCCAACTGAGTCGAGGGGTATATCTAAGCAAAAATGGATTGacgagaggaagaaaaaaattggcAAACTTCTAGATGCTAATGGTCTGGATATGACAAAGGCTTATATGCTAGATACACAAGAGGCTGCagaatcaaaatataagaaatggGAGAAGGATCCTGCTCCCTATGGTTGGGATG TTTTCAATCAGAAAACTTTGTACGATGCCTATAAAAAGCGGACAAAGAATGTTGAGGTCGATTTGGAAGAATATAACAGAATGAAAGAAGCTGATCCAGAGTTCTACCGTGATGCTTCAAGTCTCCAATATGGGAAG GCAGCAAAGACCTCAGAGGAAAAGATTGATAGGATGGTGAAGGAACTCAAGGACCGGGATGAGAAACGCAAGTCATTTAGCAGGAGGAGGAGGTTCCATGAGGAGAAGGATATTGACTCGATCAACGACCGTAATGAGCATTTCAACAAGAAGATTGAACGAGCCTTTGGTAAATACACACTAGAGATTAAAAACAATCTCGAGCGAGGAACTGCATTGCCTGACTAA